The region CGAGTGACGCGATCCACCTCACGACGCCGTCGGTGATGATCTCCAGGGCCGCATCCTGGTCGATCGGTGCCCGTTTCGGGACGGCGAAGCCATGATCGCCGTACGGCACCTCGATCAGATCGTGCGAGCCCTTCGGGAACTCCGCCGGCTTGCCGAACGGATCGTTGCCGCCCTGGACCACGAGGGTGGGCACCCCGGCGCCGAGGAGTTCGTCGGCGCGGGACTTCTCGGGCTTGCCGGGTGGGTGCAGCGGGAAACTGAGGGCGAGGACGGCGGTGGCGCCGAGTTCCGTCGCCGTACGGCAGGCGACGCGGGCTCCGGCGCTGCGACCGCCCGCGACCACCGGCAGCCCGGGCTTCGCGACCGTGGGCCACAGGCCCCGCCATCCCCCGTCCAGGGTCCTCGGCGCGGGCGCCAGCTTCTTCCCGGCCACCCGCCAGGGCTGCTCGACGAGCGCGACGCTCACGCCGTGCCCGGGCAGTACCGCGGCCAGCGCCTGGAGATCGCGCGCCTCGATACCACCGCCCGCGCCGTGACTCACGGCAAGCACGAGGCGTGGCTTCCCGGCCCGGTGCCAGGTGACGCGGGCGGTACCGGCGTCCGTGTCGATCGTCTCGATCGCGTCCATGATCTCCGTCACGTCAGGCTTGCAGGAGCTCCGTCACGTCGGGCTCCCATGAGCTCCGTCACGTCAGAAAAGTGTGCCCTCTTCGGGGCCCTCCAGCTCCTTCAGCAGCTCCGGCCCGTTGTTGCGGACGTTGCTGACGGCCGTGGAGACGGGATAGGCGCGCATCAGCCCGGCGGGCGGCGGCGCGAGCAGCTCGCGCAGGCCGTCGACATCCGTACGGGCCGGGTCGAGCCAGGCGTCCCAGCGGTCCGGGGTGAGCATCAGGGGCATCCGCGGGTGAATGTCGGCGAGGGTGTACGGCCCCTCGGCGGGCGCCACCGCGAGCGGCGAGGTCTCCGCCTCGGTCGTGATCACCGAGCAGGTCGCCCACCAGGCCCGGGGGTGGTCGTCGGGGAGCGTCCTGTCGCGCCAGAACTCGTACAGCCCGGCCATCGCGAAGACCGAGCCGTCCGCGGGGAGCACGAAGTACGGCTGCTTGCGCGGCCGCTTCTTCTTGCCCTCGACCTCGAGATCGCGCTCGGTGGACCCGGTGACCCACTCGTAGTAGCCGTCGGCGGGGATGACGCAGCGCCGGGCGGCGAAGGCACGGCGGTACGAGGGCTTCTCGTGCACGGTCTCCGCGCGGGCGTTGATCATCCGGGCGCCGCCCTCGGGCGTCTTGGCCCAGGACGGGACGAGCCCCCACTTGAGTCTGCGCAGCTGGCGAACCGGCTTCGGGCTCTGCGCGTCCTTAAGTGGGCGGTCGAGGACGGCATAGACCTCCTTGGTCGGAGCCACGTTGTAGTCGGGGTCCAAGGCCTCCTCGGGATCCCACTTCTCGACCTCAAAGATTCCTGCGAGATCCTCGGGCCTACGACTCGCTGCATACCGTCCGCACATACGTGCCACACTGCCAGATTCCGCGACACCAGAGGGAGCCACCACAGACAATGGACAGCACCGCATCCACCTCGCTGGCCTCGCTCTGGGACCAGGTCTCCGGCACCCAGCCGGACCCCGATCTGTGGGTGGTGATAGCCACCATGGTCGCCTCTCTCGCGGTGATCGTCCCGCACGGCGTCTGGCGTGTCTCCCGCAACGCCATCACCATCGCGCACGAGGGCGGCCACGGGCTGGTGGCGCTGCTGACCGGGCGGAGCCTCAGTGGTATCCGGCTGCACTCCGACACCAGTGGCCTCACCGTCAGCCGCGGCAAGCCCACCGGCCTCGGCATGATCCTCACAGCGGCGGCCGGCTACACCGCTCCCCCGCTGCTCGGCCTCGGCGGCGCCGCGCTGCTGGGCGTGGGCCGCATCACTCTGCTCCTGTGGCTGGCCACGGCCCTGCTCGTCGCGATGCTGGTGATGATCCGCAACGCCTACGGGGCACTCACGGTGGTCCTCACCGGCGGCACGTTCCTGGTGGTGTCCTGGCTCGCCGGACCCCAGGTGCAGGCGGCGTTCGCGTACGCCGTGGTGTGGTTCCTGCTGCTCGGCGGCGTCCGTCCGGCCTTCGAGCTCCAGGCCAAGCGCAGCCGGGGCGGCGCCGGCGACTCCGACGCCGACCAGCTCTCCCGCCTCACCCACGTCCCGGCGGGGCTGTGGCTGTTCCTGTTCCACGCGGTGTCCCTGTGCTCCCTGCTGGGCGGCGGCCGCTGGCTGCTGGGGCGTTGAGTGCCGGCTGCCGGGACGTTGAGGCACCCCTGAATCTTTCGCTCACATTCCGTCACTTTTGATCAAGATCTACCCCCACCCCCACCCACTAAAGTGGGCGCATGACCGCGAACCCCGCCCACACCGCCCTCTGGCCCGCCCCGCACGCGAGCGGAGCCGTCGACGCGACGGTCCACGTGCCGGGGTCCAAGTCGGTCACCAACCGCGCCCTCGTCCTCGCCGCGCTCGCCTCGGAGCCGGGCTGGCTGCGCCGCCCGCTGCGCTCCCGCGACACGCTGCTGATGGCGGGCGCGCTGCGCGCGATGGGCGTCGGCATCGAGGAGACGGTGGCGTCCAGCTCCACGGTCGCCGCGGGCCCGGACGCCTCCGGCGAGGCCTGGCGGGTCATCCCCTCGGGTCTTCAGGGCCCGGCCACGGTCGACGTCGGCAACGCCGGCACCGTGATGCGCTTCCTGCCCCCGGTCGCCGCCCTCGCGGACGGCCCCATCCGCTTCGACGGCGACCCCCGGTCGTACGAGCGCCCGCTGAACGGGGTGATCGACGCGCTGCGCCTGCTCGGCGCCCGCATCGACGACGACGGCCGCGGCGCGCTGCCGCTGACCGTGCACGGCGGCGGCGCCCTGGACGGCGGCCCGGTGGAGATCGACGCGTCCTCGTCGTCCCAGTTCGTGAGCGCCCTCCTCCTGTCCGGCCATCGCTTCAACCAGGGCGTCGAGGTCCGGCACACCGGCTCGACGCTGCCCTCGATGCCGCACATCCGGATGACGGTCGACATGCTGCGCGCGGTCGGCGCGCAGGTGGACACCCCGGAGTCGGGCGGCGAGCCCAACGTCTGGCGGGTCACGCCCGGCGCGCTGCTCGGCCGCGACCTGATCATCGAGCCGGACCTGTCGAACGCCCAGCCGTTCCTGGCGGCGGCCCTGGTGACCGGCGGCACGGTCGTCGTCCCCGACTGGCCCGCGCACACCACCCAGCCCGGTGACCGGCTGCGGGAGATCTTCACCGAGATGGGCGGTTCCTGCGAACTGACCGACAGCGGTCTGGAGTTCACCGGTTCGGGTGCGATCCACGGCATCGACGTGGACCTGAGCGAGGTCGGCGAGCTGACCCCGGGCATCGCGGCGGTCGCGGCCCTCGCCGACTCCCCGTCCACCCTGCGGGGCGTGGCCCATCTGCGCCTGCACGAGACGGACCGGCTGGCCGCGCTCACCAAGGAGATCAACGAACTCGGCGGTGACGTCACCGAGACCGCCGACGGCCTGCACATCCGCCCGCGCCGACTGCACGGCGGCATCTTCCACACCTACGACGACCACCGCATGGCGACCGCCGGCGCGATCATCGGGCTGGTGGTGGAGGGGGTGCAGATCGAGAACGTGGCGACGACGGCGAAGACCCTGCCGGACTTCCCCGATCTGTGGACCGGAATGCTCGGGAACTGACGGGCGGACCGGGATCATGCGCCGCTACGGCAAGCACACCGACGAGGACGACATCCGCCAGCGCCCCAACCGCAAGGGCAACCGTCCGCGTACGAACATCCGCCCCAAGCACGAGGAGGCGGTCGAGGGCATGGTCGTCACCGTCGACCGGGGCCGCCTGACCTGCCTCGTCGAGGACCGCCTCGTGACGGCGATGAAGGCCCGCGAGCTGGGCCGCAAGGCCGCCGTCGTCGGTGACCGGGTCGCGATCGTCGGCGATCTGTCCGGCGAGAAGGACACCCTCGCCCGCATCGTCCGCATCGAGCCGCGCAGCTCGGTACTGCGCCGCACGGCCGACGACGACGACCCCTACGAGCGCGTGGTCGTCGCCAACGCCGACCAGCTCGCCATCGTCACCGCCCTCGCCGACCCCGAGCCGCGCCCGCGCCTGATCGACCGCTGCCTGGTCGCGGCGTACGACGCCGGCCTGGAACCCCTGCTGGTGCTGACCAAGTCGGACCTTGCCCCGCCCGACGAACTCCTCGCGCTGTACGGGGCGTTGGGCGTCCCCTACGTCGTGACGAGCCGTGAGGAGCTGGAGAGCGGCGCGGCGGTGGACCGGGTGCGCAAGCAGCTGGACGGCAAGATCACGGCGTTCGTCGGGCATTCCGGCGTCGGCAAGACGACCCTGGTGAACGCGCTGGTCTCGCAGGAGCGGCGGCGCAGCACCGGCCACGTGAACGCCGTCACGGGCCGCGGCCGGCACACCACGACCTCGGCGCGCGCGATCCCGCTCCCGGGCAGTGAGGGCTGGGTCATCGACACTCCGGGCGTCCGCTCCTTCGGCCTGCACCACGTCGACCCGTCCCGGGTCATCCACGCCTTCCCCGACCTCGAACCCGGTACCGAAGGCTGTCCGCGCGCGTGCAGCCACGACGAACCGGACTGCGCGCTGGACCAGTGGGTGGCGGACGGCCACGCGGACCCGCAGCGGCTCTACTCCCTGCGCCGGCTGCTGGCGACGCGCGAGCGCACGGAGGGTGACTGAGTCCCCTGAGCCCCCTTGTGACCTCCGCGTTGTTTGCGTGGGCGGCCCGTCGGTAAGTGCTTAGCCGGTCGGCAAATGCATAATCGCACCAAGCCGGACCCAGGCCGGACCAAGCAGTCGACGTGCGGACACGGGAGGACGAAACATGGCGTGGCTGCTGGTCGTTGTGGCGGGACTGCTCGAAACCGGCTTCGCCGTCTGTCTGAAACTCTCGCACGGCTTCACGAGACTCTGGCCGACGGTCGCCTTCTGCGTCTTCGCGCTCGGCAGCTTCGGTCTGCTGACCCTCGCCCTGCGCAAGCTCGACGTCGGCCCGGCGTACGCGGTATGGACCGGCATCGGCGCGGCGGGCACCGCCATCTACGGCATGATCTTCCTCGGCGACCTGGTGTCGACGCTCAAGATCGTCTCCATCAGCTTCGTCATCATCGGCGTCATCGGCCTACAGCTCTCGGGCTCCGCTCACTGAGGCGCCCCGTCAGGGGTGCGGGGAAGTCTTCTCGGGGGCGCGGCATGTCTTCTCGGGGGCGCGGCGAAGTCTTCTGGGAGGGTGCGGGGAACCGCGCGACCAGCCACAACGACTCGCACCCGCCCGCCCAGCTGCCGAGGCACCCCGGAAGGCGTCACCTCAACTGCCGTGGCAACGCACCGCGTACCAGCTCCGTCACCCCACCCTCCCCCGGCGGAGCCGCCACACACGACAACGACAACCGCACCACCAACTCACACGCCCCGGTCAACTCCCCCACGTCCCCCCTCATCGCCCCGGGCCCGGACAACGCCGCGACGGCTCGGTCCCGTACGAGCGCCACGAAGTCCGCCGGCGAGGGCAACGGCCCGTCCGCCCTCCGCTGCGCGGGCACCGCGGACGACGACGGCACCGCCGAGAGCGTCGGCGACGGCAGCCGCTCACTCCAGCACCCGGTCAGCATGGCCCGTACGAGCGCGTTGGCCCGGGCCGCCGACGTGGTCCACTCGGCGGTCGCGACCAGCCGCTCGCGCGCGTCCGCGTGGGCGGCCAGCGCACGCTCGACCCCGGCGAGATAGCCGTCGGCCTCCCGCCGTACGAGGGCGCGTGCGAGCCCCTCCTTGCTTCCGAACTCGTTGTACAGCGTCTGGCGGGACACACCGGCCACGGCGGCGACGTCGACCATCCGCACCGTGGACCACGGGCGGTGTGCGAGCGCCGTATAGGCGGCATCCAGAAGGGATTCCCGCGCTGCAGGCATCTTTCGCCTCCCTGGGGGCGAGCGGGCGGCACTGCAGCTCAGATTTGACGCGCACAGGGGCACTGTCAAGGGTTCGCGGCGGCGTCGAGGGGCGTACGCCGACCCCCGCACGCCGCGATGATCAACCAGGCCGTGCGGCCCGCGCCCCGAGGCGCCCCGAGCCCCGTGACCGTGCCCGAAGATCCCCCGGGCCGTATGGCTGTGGCCCGAGTGGGCCATATACGGTGCAGTCATGCCCGACTATCGCGATGACCTGCGCCTGGCCCATGTCCTGGCGGACGCCGCCGACGCGGCGACGATGGACCGGTTCAAGGCGCTCGACCTCAAGGTCGAGACCAAGCCGGACATGACGCCGGTGAGCGAGGCGGACAAGGCCGCCGAGGAGCTGATCCGCGGCCACCTCCAGCGGGCACGGCCGCGCGACGCGATCCTCGGCGAGGAGTACGGCATCGAGGGCACCGGCCCGCGCCGCTGGGTGATCGACCCGATCGACGGCACCAAGAACTACGTCCGCGGGGTGCCCGTCTGGGCCACGCTGATCTCCCTGATGGAAGCGGCCGAGGGCGGCTACCAACCGGTGGTCGGGGTGGTCTCCGCGCCGGCGCTGGGCCGCCGCTGGTGGGCGGCGAAGGGGCACGGCGCGTTCACCGGCCGCAGCCTGTCCTCGGCCACGCGTCTGAAGGTCTCCCAGGTCTCGCGGATGGCCGACGCGTCCTTCGCGTACTCCTCGCTGTCCGGCTGGGAGGACCAGGGCCGCCTCGACGGCTTCCTTGACCTGACGAAGGCGGTCTGGCGCACACGCGGTTACGGCGACTTCTGGCCGTACATGATGGTCGCGGAGGGTTCGGTAGACATCTGTGCGGAGCCCGAGCTGTCGCTGTGGGACATGGCGGCGAACGCGATCGTGGTGACCGAGGCGGGCGGATCCTTCACGGGCCTCGACGGCCGCCCGGGCCCGCACAGCGGCAACGCGGCCGCGTCGAACGGCATCCTCCACGACGAGCTGCTCGGTTATCTGAACCAGCGGTACTGAGCCGACGAGCTGCCGGGATCCGAACCAGCGGTGCTGAAGAGCCGGTGGCGCGCCCTTGTGACCCATGGGCGCCCCCGAAACTCACCGCACGCCCTCTTGTTGACCCTCCCTTTAACTGCGACTCTGAGAGTCCCCCCACTTGTGAACTTGTGAATCGCTTCTCTTGGCGCTTCACCAAGGAGGTGGCTCCAGCCCATGCTCGTCCGCGACGCCATGAGCACGGTGGTCCTGACCATCGGCCCGGCACACACTCTCCGTCAGGCGGCCTGCCTGATGTCCTCCCGCCGCGTAGGCGCGGCCGTCGTCCACGACGAGGACTCCTCCGGCCTCGGCATCCTCACCGAACGCGACATCCTCAACTCGATCGCCCTCGGACAGAACCCGGACACCGAGACCGCGGGCACCCACACCACGACCGACGTCGTCTTCGCCGCCCCCGTCTGGACCCTGGAGGAGGCCGCGGCGGCGATGGCACACGGCGGCTTCCGACACCTGATCGTGCTCGACGACAACGGCCCGGTCGGCATCGTCTCGGTCCGCGACATCATCCGCTGCTGGGCACCGAAGCGGCAGCGGGTACCCGCGTAGACGCCCGGGAGCCGCCGGGCCCGCACATGCCGACGGGCCGGACCCCCTACATCACTCAGGGGGATCCGGCCCACCGCCCACGACAAGCGATCCAGTGCTGGTTGTCAGCCGCGCAGGGCCTGGACCGCGGCCTCCAGCCGCTTGCCGAAGTCTTCGTCAGCCTGACGGAAGTTGTCGATCGCGCGCTCGGCGATGTCGTCACGGGAGACCTTGGCGATGAAACCCGCCAGGTTCGCGATCAGACGCCCCTGCTCGTCCTCCGACATCAGGCGGTACAGATTGCCCGCCTGCACGAAGTCGTCGTCCTCGGAGTGGGGCGGCGCCCCGGTCTCACCGGTGTGGCCGGTCACCGCGATCGGCTGCCACAGCGGCCGGTCCGTCTGGAACGGACCGCCGAAGCTGTTCGGCTCGTAGTTCTTCGCGCCCCTGTGACGGCCGTCGTACAGGGAACCGTCACGGGAGTTCGTGCGCGCCTCGGCGGCGTGCGGGCGGTTCACCGGCAGGTGGTCGGCGTTGATGCCGACGCGGTATCGGTGCGCGTCGCCATAGGCGAAGAGCCGCCCCTGAAGCATCTTGTCGGGCGAAGGCCCGATGCCCGGCACGAAGTGCGCCGGCGAGAAGATGGACTGCTCGACCTCGGCGAAGATGTTCTCCGGGTTGCGGTTGAGCTCCAGCCTGCCGATCTCGATCGGCGGGTAGTCCTCGTGCGGCCACACCTTGGTGAGGTCGAACGGGTTGAACCGGTAGGTCGCCGCGTCGGCCGCCGGCATGATCTGCACCTGCACGGTCCAGGACGGGAACTCACCGCGCTCGATGGCCTCGCGCAGGTCGCGCTGGTGGGAGTCGGGGTCCTCACCGGCAAGCTTGTCGGCCTCTGCCTGGGTGAGGTTCTTGATGCCCTGGTCGGTCTTGAAGTGGTACTTGACCCAGAAGACCTCGCCGGCCTCGTTGTTCCACTGGAACGTGTGCGAGCCGTACCCGTTGAGATGCCGGTAGGAGGCCGGGATCCCCCGGTCACCGAAGAGCCAGGTCACCTGATGCGTGCTCTCGGGGCTGAGACCCCAGAAATCCCACACATTGTCGGCCTCCTGCGAACCGGTGTACGGGTCGCGCTTCTGCGTGTGGATGAAGTCGGGGAACTTGATGGCGTCCTTGATGAAGAACACCGGGGTGTTGTTGCCGACGAGGTCGTAGTTGCCCTCCTCGGTGTAGAACTTCAGCGCGAAGCCGCGGGGGTCACGGACCGCGTCCGCGGAGCCGAGGTTGCCGGCCACCGTCGAGAACCGTAGAAAGGTCTCGGTCTGCTTGCCGACCTCGGAGAGGAACGCGGCGCGGGTGTAGGGGGTGATATCCGCGGTGACCGTGAAGGTGCCGTAGGCGGCGGCGCCACGGGCGTGCACGACACGCTCCGGGATGCGCTCACGGTTGAAGTGGGCGAGCTTCTCGAGAAGCAGCTGGTCCTGAACGAGCACCGGGCCTCCGACGCCCGCGGTCTCGCTGTTCTGGTTGTCGGCCACCGGCGCGCCGGCCTCCGTCGTAAGCGGTCCCTGCGTCACGTGCGCCTCCTGCGTCATTCCGGACCAGTCCTGCCCAGTCCCACCCGATGGCTAATGCCGAATCGATCCTACATTAGACAATATCTAAGTCAATCACTCGTCCAAATTCACACCCATTCAGGATCTGGTCATCTTGCTGTTAAGCTGGCCTGTATGAGTGACCTGTTGGAACGACTGCGCGGACGCGGATGGCGAATGACCGCGCAGCGGCGTGTCGTGGCCGAGGTCCTCGACGGCGATCACGTCCATCTGACGGCCGACGAGGTGCATGCCCGAGCTGTCGCCAAGCTGCCCGAGATCTCCCGGGCGACCGTCTACAACACGTTGGGTGAGCTGGTCTCGCTCGGCGAGGTGCTGGAAGTCGCGACGGACAAGCGCGCCAAGCGCTACGACCCGAACGCGCACCGTCCGCACCACCACCTGGTCTGCGCCCAGTGCGGCTCGATCCGCGACGTCCACCCGAGCGGCAACCCGCTCGCCGACCTCCCCGACTCGGAGCGCTTCGGCTTCACGGTCTCGGACGTAGAGGTGACATACCGGGGCCTGTGCCCCACCTGCGCATCGGCCTGACTCCCCCGAAGCCCCCGGCCTCCACGGACGCCG is a window of Streptomyces mirabilis DNA encoding:
- a CDS encoding TetR/AcrR family transcriptional regulator, with product MPAARESLLDAAYTALAHRPWSTVRMVDVAAVAGVSRQTLYNEFGSKEGLARALVRREADGYLAGVERALAAHADARERLVATAEWTTSAARANALVRAMLTGCWSERLPSPTLSAVPSSSAVPAQRRADGPLPSPADFVALVRDRAVAALSGPGAMRGDVGELTGACELVVRLSLSCVAAPPGEGGVTELVRGALPRQLR
- a CDS encoding DMT family transporter, producing MAWLLVVVAGLLETGFAVCLKLSHGFTRLWPTVAFCVFALGSFGLLTLALRKLDVGPAYAVWTGIGAAGTAIYGMIFLGDLVSTLKIVSISFVIIGVIGLQLSGSAH
- the aroA gene encoding 3-phosphoshikimate 1-carboxyvinyltransferase, which encodes MTANPAHTALWPAPHASGAVDATVHVPGSKSVTNRALVLAALASEPGWLRRPLRSRDTLLMAGALRAMGVGIEETVASSSTVAAGPDASGEAWRVIPSGLQGPATVDVGNAGTVMRFLPPVAALADGPIRFDGDPRSYERPLNGVIDALRLLGARIDDDGRGALPLTVHGGGALDGGPVEIDASSSSQFVSALLLSGHRFNQGVEVRHTGSTLPSMPHIRMTVDMLRAVGAQVDTPESGGEPNVWRVTPGALLGRDLIIEPDLSNAQPFLAAALVTGGTVVVPDWPAHTTQPGDRLREIFTEMGGSCELTDSGLEFTGSGAIHGIDVDLSEVGELTPGIAAVAALADSPSTLRGVAHLRLHETDRLAALTKEINELGGDVTETADGLHIRPRRLHGGIFHTYDDHRMATAGAIIGLVVEGVQIENVATTAKTLPDFPDLWTGMLGN
- a CDS encoding M50 family metallopeptidase; this encodes MDSTASTSLASLWDQVSGTQPDPDLWVVIATMVASLAVIVPHGVWRVSRNAITIAHEGGHGLVALLTGRSLSGIRLHSDTSGLTVSRGKPTGLGMILTAAAGYTAPPLLGLGGAALLGVGRITLLLWLATALLVAMLVMIRNAYGALTVVLTGGTFLVVSWLAGPQVQAAFAYAVVWFLLLGGVRPAFELQAKRSRGGAGDSDADQLSRLTHVPAGLWLFLFHAVSLCSLLGGGRWLLGR
- a CDS encoding catalase — encoded protein: MTQEAHVTQGPLTTEAGAPVADNQNSETAGVGGPVLVQDQLLLEKLAHFNRERIPERVVHARGAAAYGTFTVTADITPYTRAAFLSEVGKQTETFLRFSTVAGNLGSADAVRDPRGFALKFYTEEGNYDLVGNNTPVFFIKDAIKFPDFIHTQKRDPYTGSQEADNVWDFWGLSPESTHQVTWLFGDRGIPASYRHLNGYGSHTFQWNNEAGEVFWVKYHFKTDQGIKNLTQAEADKLAGEDPDSHQRDLREAIERGEFPSWTVQVQIMPAADAATYRFNPFDLTKVWPHEDYPPIEIGRLELNRNPENIFAEVEQSIFSPAHFVPGIGPSPDKMLQGRLFAYGDAHRYRVGINADHLPVNRPHAAEARTNSRDGSLYDGRHRGAKNYEPNSFGGPFQTDRPLWQPIAVTGHTGETGAPPHSEDDDFVQAGNLYRLMSEDEQGRLIANLAGFIAKVSRDDIAERAIDNFRQADEDFGKRLEAAVQALRG
- a CDS encoding alpha/beta family hydrolase — its product is MDAIETIDTDAGTARVTWHRAGKPRLVLAVSHGAGGGIEARDLQALAAVLPGHGVSVALVEQPWRVAGKKLAPAPRTLDGGWRGLWPTVAKPGLPVVAGGRSAGARVACRTATELGATAVLALSFPLHPPGKPEKSRADELLGAGVPTLVVQGGNDPFGKPAEFPKGSHDLIEVPYGDHGFAVPKRAPIDQDAALEIITDGVVRWIASLG
- the hisN gene encoding histidinol-phosphatase codes for the protein MPDYRDDLRLAHVLADAADAATMDRFKALDLKVETKPDMTPVSEADKAAEELIRGHLQRARPRDAILGEEYGIEGTGPRRWVIDPIDGTKNYVRGVPVWATLISLMEAAEGGYQPVVGVVSAPALGRRWWAAKGHGAFTGRSLSSATRLKVSQVSRMADASFAYSSLSGWEDQGRLDGFLDLTKAVWRTRGYGDFWPYMMVAEGSVDICAEPELSLWDMAANAIVVTEAGGSFTGLDGRPGPHSGNAAASNGILHDELLGYLNQRY
- a CDS encoding Fur family transcriptional regulator, which gives rise to MSDLLERLRGRGWRMTAQRRVVAEVLDGDHVHLTADEVHARAVAKLPEISRATVYNTLGELVSLGEVLEVATDKRAKRYDPNAHRPHHHLVCAQCGSIRDVHPSGNPLADLPDSERFGFTVSDVEVTYRGLCPTCASA
- a CDS encoding SOS response-associated peptidase; amino-acid sequence: MCGRYAASRRPEDLAGIFEVEKWDPEEALDPDYNVAPTKEVYAVLDRPLKDAQSPKPVRQLRRLKWGLVPSWAKTPEGGARMINARAETVHEKPSYRRAFAARRCVIPADGYYEWVTGSTERDLEVEGKKKRPRKQPYFVLPADGSVFAMAGLYEFWRDRTLPDDHPRAWWATCSVITTEAETSPLAVAPAEGPYTLADIHPRMPLMLTPDRWDAWLDPARTDVDGLRELLAPPPAGLMRAYPVSTAVSNVRNNGPELLKELEGPEEGTLF
- a CDS encoding cyclic nucleotide-binding/CBS domain-containing protein, which translates into the protein MLVRDAMSTVVLTIGPAHTLRQAACLMSSRRVGAAVVHDEDSSGLGILTERDILNSIALGQNPDTETAGTHTTTDVVFAAPVWTLEEAAAAMAHGGFRHLIVLDDNGPVGIVSVRDIIRCWAPKRQRVPA
- the rsgA gene encoding ribosome small subunit-dependent GTPase A, which codes for MRRYGKHTDEDDIRQRPNRKGNRPRTNIRPKHEEAVEGMVVTVDRGRLTCLVEDRLVTAMKARELGRKAAVVGDRVAIVGDLSGEKDTLARIVRIEPRSSVLRRTADDDDPYERVVVANADQLAIVTALADPEPRPRLIDRCLVAAYDAGLEPLLVLTKSDLAPPDELLALYGALGVPYVVTSREELESGAAVDRVRKQLDGKITAFVGHSGVGKTTLVNALVSQERRRSTGHVNAVTGRGRHTTTSARAIPLPGSEGWVIDTPGVRSFGLHHVDPSRVIHAFPDLEPGTEGCPRACSHDEPDCALDQWVADGHADPQRLYSLRRLLATRERTEGD